A single window of Coturnix japonica isolate 7356 chromosome 17, Coturnix japonica 2.1, whole genome shotgun sequence DNA harbors:
- the AKNA gene encoding microtubule organization protein AKNA isoform X4, with amino-acid sequence MGSSSPWLRWTQSELGSQEPKCWEEEEEEEEEEEEDFERHMDENGVIGLGAATAELSDPQDSGSEWGQEVAGSPVWGDGEDLDMGSPAEPRWYEHQDLTEEEEEEEEEEQGSSEEDERPEGPWGTESDGDPHAETPLKAPGTTTDGGGTSGLSDSSPIPNTPPRQRWGWGRARDPNQSPQTPQQPKPSRLSPSPRHRTDTKKPKDPTDICPYGRGRLNHPLPDLSKVEARVKVGQSYRPPPSRALPAHTRPLGGPLVPKSPAEIVREVLLSSGEGAPPRPSAPPGVPQELRSPRQATALVQQLQEDYHKLLTKYAEAENTIDQLRLGAKVNLYADPPCASCSAHTGTMSGGCKVMAFSIPRASAAAISTAPNPQLPMGGAPAPQPAEMGASLQPHSPRSPPGGCPTCVGPCCCAGPRLTQTLAEQTRKFQAQVDSFEAWIQAGSSVPQEQLQRFRRLQDTQDALERAYLEAREEQSIGDTGNFDPERTVEGDIFCLGMRLEELKERLERAAPGSPAVTETPPGTGDAEGNSDTVGLPRPLRHKQLKAEEDFGDLLQQYQRLKSLPASLSLEQLSLTGSTALEDAGGTMAGDSGPVGVLSGAQSLEEGTDLETSPSPPLQRKAVPLPHSELPHPQGTHGRLSPVTTPLPPTTSRLPLAFPEPLPSRTAPSHSSNGTGSTAPQHRTLKPCHQEQRMVSPETDSGFVGSESSRVSLLAHTPEHQPRGTGTHGVLEPPVPAPLHPQKKEAPLLPPRKALKGPYSAPGHAPPPGHSTAPSTPSPSSSPLRWAGSQGSELGPEGDGAHSDSEGGDRSCASGHPPGGTPTSPSPAPTHRDLLGFRMERDRAIRALQDEVWRLRLRLEESLHRSHSYPEGRAPHILKGRRQPVANRASLLQDAAPVGEQSPTARDRVTPGGPKGRWASLPRDGTAPDLSAQSVDATQPQHSSIPRTPERCPTCRAPHGDTNRATNAQRSTNGTAPPEPHSRPQAVQPEQPAGCWYLAGAPPVAYLTPIPVVPYAPSVLYCPPSAPTSAPHRARSPPLSDLEEDLDRSLSAAMAAARRARVTSRRLGRALAAELGRARAVRGSCLF; translated from the exons ATGGGCAGCTCCTCACCTTGGCTGCGTTGGACGCAATCGGAGCTGGGCAGCCAGGAGCCCAAgtgctgggaggaagaggaggaggaggaggaggaggaggaggaagactTTGAGAGGCACATGGATGAGAATGGAGTCAttgggctgggggctgccacTGCGGAGCTCAGCGACCCACAGGACTCAGGCTCTGAGTGGGGACAGGAGGTGGCTGGGAGCCCAGTATGGG gggaCGGTGAGGACCTGGATATGGGGTCCCCAGCAGAGCCACGCTGGTATGAACATCAGGACCtgacagaggaggaggaggaggaggaggaggaagagcagggCAGCTCTGAGGAGGACGAGAGGCCAGAGGGGCCCTGGGGAACAGAGAGCGATGGGGACCCCCATGCTGAAACCCCCCTGAAAGCCCCGGGTACCACCACGGATGGCGGTGGCACCTCAGGGCTTTCAGACTCCAGTCCCATCCCCAACACCCCCCCACGCCAGCGCTGGGGTTGGGGCAGAGCCAGGGACCCCAACCAGAGCCCCCAAACTCCACAGCAGCCCAAGCCCAGCCGGCTGTCCCCAAGCCCCCGGCATCGCACCGACACCAAAAAGCCAAAGGACCCCACAGACATTTGCCCATATGGCCGAGGGCGGCTCAACCACCCCCTGCCCGACCTCTCCAAGGTGGAAGCACGGGTGAAGGTGGGGCAGAGCTATCGCCCACCACCCAGCAGGGCCCTGCCTGCCCACACCAGACCCCTCGGAGGTCCCCTTGTCCCTAAATCCCCAGCTGAAATCGTCCGggaggtgctgctgagcagtggggAGGGGGCCCCTCCACGGCCCTCTGCCCCCCCTGGAGTGCCGCAGGAGCTCCGTTCCCCCAGGCAGGCCACTGCACTGGTGCAGCAACTACAG GAAGATTACCACAAGCTGCTGACCAAGTACGCTGAGGCTGAAAACACCATTGACCAGCTGAGGCTGGGGGCCAAG GTGAACCTTTATGCTGACCCGCCGTGTGCCAGCTGCAGTGCCCACACTGGCACCATGAGTGGTGGCTGCAAAGTGATGGCCTTCAGCATCCCACGGGCCAGCGCCgcagccatcagcacagccccaaacccacagcTCCCCATGGGTGGAG CTCCAGCACCACAACCAGCAGAGATGGGGGCATCACTGCAGCCCCATTCGCCTCGCTCCCCCCCAGGGGGCTGCCCCACATGTGTGGGGccgtgctgctgtgcagggccACGGCTCACACAGACACTGGCAGAGCAGACCCGCAAGTTTCAAGCACAG GTGGATTCCTTTGAAGCCTGGATCCAGGCAGGGAGTTCTGTGCcacaggagcagctccag CGGTTCCGGAGGCTGCAGGATACTCAGGATGCACTGGAGCGGGCGTACCTGGAGGCACGGGAGGAGCAGAGCATTGGGGATACAGGGAACTTCGACCCGGAGCG CACAGTGGAAGGGGACATCTTCTGCCTGGGGATGCgcctggaggagctgaaggagcGTCTGGAGCGGGCAGCACCAGGGAGCCCTGCAGTGACAGAGACCCCCCCTGGCACAGGGGATGCAGAGGGGAACAGTGACACAGTGGGGCTGCCCCGACCTCTACGGCACAAGCAGCTCAAAGCAGAGGAGGATTTTGGGgatctgctgcagca GTACCAGCGCCTCAAGTCATTGCCAGCATCACTGAGCTTGGAGCAGCTGAGCCTGACGGGGAGCACAGCACTGGAGGATGCAGGTGGCACCATGGCAGGGGACAGTGGCCCCGTGGGGGTCCTCAGTGGGGCACAGTCACTGGAGGAGGGCACCGACCTGGAGACCTCCCCCTC GCCCCCCctgcagaggaaagcagtgcCACTGCCCCACTCTGAACTCCCACACCCACAGGGGACCCACGGCCGCCTGTCCCCTGTCACCACCCCGCTGCCCCCAACCACATCCAGGCTCCCGCTGGCATTCCCTGAGCCTTTGCCATCGCgcacagctccatcccacagcagcaatgGGACAGGGAGCACAGCCCCTCAGCACCGTACCCTCAAGCCCTGCCACCAG GAGCAGCGCATGGTGTCACCGGAGACAGACAGTGGCTTTGTGGGCTCGGAGAGCAGCCGGGTGTCCCTGTTGGCACACACCCCTGAGCATCAGCCACGGGGCACTGG GACGCATGGTGTGCTGGAACCCCCTGTCCCTGCTCCACTCCATCCACAGAAGAAGGAAGCTCCGTTGCTGCCCCCCAGGAAGGCACTGAAGGGTCCCTACTCAGCCCCAGGGCACGCTCCCCCCCCAGGCCACAGCACGGCCCCCAGCACCCCCTCACCGAGCAGCTCCCCATTGCGCTGGGCTGGCAGCCAGGGCAGTGAGCTGGGACCAGAGGGTGACGGTG CTCACTCTGATTCAGAAGGAGGAGACAGGAGCTGCGCCAGTGGGCACCCCCCCGGTGGGACACCCACCTCGCCATCCCCAGCTCCAACTCACCGCGACCTGCTGGGATTCCGTATGGAGCGCGA CCGGGCCATCCGTGCGCTACAGGACGAGGTCTGGAGGCTGCGCCTGCGGTTGGAGGAGAGCTTGCACCGGTCCCACAGCTACCCCGAGGGCAGAGCACCCCACATCCTCAagggcaggaggcagccagTGGCCAACAGAGCTTCATTGCTCCAGGATGCAGCACCTGTGGG ggagcagagccccACTGCACGGGACAGGGTGACCCCAGGCGGCCCTAAAGGCAGATGGGCATCGCTGCCACGGGATGGGACAGCACCGGACCTCA GTGCCCAATCAGTCGATGCCACgcagcctcagcacagcagcatccccaggaCCCCCGAGCGCTGCCCCACGTGCCGGGCACCCCATGGTGACACCAACAGAGCCACAAACG CACAGCGCAGCACCAATGGCACAGCCCCCCCGGAGCCCCACAGCCGTCCCCAGGCCGTGCAGCCggagcagcctgcagggtgTTGGTACCTGGCGGGGGCACCTCCTGTCGCCTACCTCACCCCCATCCCCGTGGTGCCTTATGCGCCCTCAGTGCT GTACTGCCCCCCATCCGCACCTACCTCAGCCCCACACCGTGCCCGGTCCCCACCACTCTCAGACCTGGAAGAGGACCTGGATCGATCCCTGAGCgcagcaatggcagcagcacGTCGTGCCCGCGTCACCTCGAGGCGGTTGGGCCGGGCactggcagctgagctgggcaggGCACGGGCAGTGAGGGGCTCCTGCCTTTTCTGA
- the AKNA gene encoding microtubule organization protein AKNA isoform X2: MGSSSPWLRWTQSELGSQEPKCWEEEEEEEEEEEEDFERHMDENGVIGLGAATAELSDPQDSGSEWGQEVAGSPVWGDGEDLDMGSPAEPRWYEHQDLTEEEEEEEEEEQGSSEEDERPEGPWGTESDGDPHAETPLKAPGTTTDGGGTSGLSDSSPIPNTPPRQRWGWGRARDPNQSPQTPQQPKPSRLSPSPRHRTDTKKPKDPTDICPYGRGRLNHPLPDLSKVEARVKVGQSYRPPPSRALPAHTRPLGGPLVPKSPAEIVREVLLSSGEGAPPRPSAPPGVPQELRSPRQATALVQQLQEDYHKLLTKYAEAENTIDQLRLGAKVNLYADPPCASCSAHTGTMSGGCKVMAFSIPRASAAAISTAPNPQLPMGGAPAPQPAEMGASLQPHSPRSPPGGCPTCVGPCCCAGPRLTQTLAEQTRKFQAQVDSFEAWIQAGSSVPQEQLQRFRRLQDTQDALERAYLEAREEQSIGDTGNFDPERTVEGDIFCLGMRLEELKERLERAAPGSPAVTETPPGTGDAEGNSDTVGLPRPLRHKQLKAEEDFGDLLQQYQRLKSLPASLSLEQLSLTGSTALEDAGGTMAGDSGPVGVLSGAQSLEEGTDLETSPSPPLQRKAVPLPHSELPHPQGTHGRLSPVTTPLPPTTSRLPLAFPEPLPSRTAPSHSSNGTGSTAPQHRTLKPCHQEQRMVSPETDSGFVGSESSRVSLLAHTPEHQPRGTGTHGVLEPPVPAPLHPQKKEAPLLPPRKALKGPYSAPGHAPPPGHSTAPSTPSPSSSPLRWAGSQGSELGPEGDGAHSDSEGGDRSCASGHPPGGTPTSPSPAPTHRDLLGFRMERDRAIRALQDEVWRLRLRLEESLHRSHSYPEGRAPHILKGRRQPVANRASLLQDAAPVGEQSPTARDRVTPGGPKGRWASLPRDGTAPDLTPQLDHSLRAHGDSRPRAAPSAHKRPRSPLGSMSLRAQQAAERREPDPVGTAHGHAHTVSMGTQHNPAPPHGEPSAAPCPHCHPNRTAAGAQSVDATQPQHSSIPRTPERCPTCRAPHGDTNRATNAQRSTNGTAPPEPHSRPQAVQPEQPAGCWYLAGAPPVAYLTPIPVVPYAPSVLYCPPSAPTSAPHRARSPPLSDLEEDLDRSLSAAMAAARRARVTSRRLGRALAAELGRARAVRGSCLF, encoded by the exons ATGGGCAGCTCCTCACCTTGGCTGCGTTGGACGCAATCGGAGCTGGGCAGCCAGGAGCCCAAgtgctgggaggaagaggaggaggaggaggaggaggaggaggaagactTTGAGAGGCACATGGATGAGAATGGAGTCAttgggctgggggctgccacTGCGGAGCTCAGCGACCCACAGGACTCAGGCTCTGAGTGGGGACAGGAGGTGGCTGGGAGCCCAGTATGGG gggaCGGTGAGGACCTGGATATGGGGTCCCCAGCAGAGCCACGCTGGTATGAACATCAGGACCtgacagaggaggaggaggaggaggaggaggaagagcagggCAGCTCTGAGGAGGACGAGAGGCCAGAGGGGCCCTGGGGAACAGAGAGCGATGGGGACCCCCATGCTGAAACCCCCCTGAAAGCCCCGGGTACCACCACGGATGGCGGTGGCACCTCAGGGCTTTCAGACTCCAGTCCCATCCCCAACACCCCCCCACGCCAGCGCTGGGGTTGGGGCAGAGCCAGGGACCCCAACCAGAGCCCCCAAACTCCACAGCAGCCCAAGCCCAGCCGGCTGTCCCCAAGCCCCCGGCATCGCACCGACACCAAAAAGCCAAAGGACCCCACAGACATTTGCCCATATGGCCGAGGGCGGCTCAACCACCCCCTGCCCGACCTCTCCAAGGTGGAAGCACGGGTGAAGGTGGGGCAGAGCTATCGCCCACCACCCAGCAGGGCCCTGCCTGCCCACACCAGACCCCTCGGAGGTCCCCTTGTCCCTAAATCCCCAGCTGAAATCGTCCGggaggtgctgctgagcagtggggAGGGGGCCCCTCCACGGCCCTCTGCCCCCCCTGGAGTGCCGCAGGAGCTCCGTTCCCCCAGGCAGGCCACTGCACTGGTGCAGCAACTACAG GAAGATTACCACAAGCTGCTGACCAAGTACGCTGAGGCTGAAAACACCATTGACCAGCTGAGGCTGGGGGCCAAG GTGAACCTTTATGCTGACCCGCCGTGTGCCAGCTGCAGTGCCCACACTGGCACCATGAGTGGTGGCTGCAAAGTGATGGCCTTCAGCATCCCACGGGCCAGCGCCgcagccatcagcacagccccaaacccacagcTCCCCATGGGTGGAG CTCCAGCACCACAACCAGCAGAGATGGGGGCATCACTGCAGCCCCATTCGCCTCGCTCCCCCCCAGGGGGCTGCCCCACATGTGTGGGGccgtgctgctgtgcagggccACGGCTCACACAGACACTGGCAGAGCAGACCCGCAAGTTTCAAGCACAG GTGGATTCCTTTGAAGCCTGGATCCAGGCAGGGAGTTCTGTGCcacaggagcagctccag CGGTTCCGGAGGCTGCAGGATACTCAGGATGCACTGGAGCGGGCGTACCTGGAGGCACGGGAGGAGCAGAGCATTGGGGATACAGGGAACTTCGACCCGGAGCG CACAGTGGAAGGGGACATCTTCTGCCTGGGGATGCgcctggaggagctgaaggagcGTCTGGAGCGGGCAGCACCAGGGAGCCCTGCAGTGACAGAGACCCCCCCTGGCACAGGGGATGCAGAGGGGAACAGTGACACAGTGGGGCTGCCCCGACCTCTACGGCACAAGCAGCTCAAAGCAGAGGAGGATTTTGGGgatctgctgcagca GTACCAGCGCCTCAAGTCATTGCCAGCATCACTGAGCTTGGAGCAGCTGAGCCTGACGGGGAGCACAGCACTGGAGGATGCAGGTGGCACCATGGCAGGGGACAGTGGCCCCGTGGGGGTCCTCAGTGGGGCACAGTCACTGGAGGAGGGCACCGACCTGGAGACCTCCCCCTC GCCCCCCctgcagaggaaagcagtgcCACTGCCCCACTCTGAACTCCCACACCCACAGGGGACCCACGGCCGCCTGTCCCCTGTCACCACCCCGCTGCCCCCAACCACATCCAGGCTCCCGCTGGCATTCCCTGAGCCTTTGCCATCGCgcacagctccatcccacagcagcaatgGGACAGGGAGCACAGCCCCTCAGCACCGTACCCTCAAGCCCTGCCACCAG GAGCAGCGCATGGTGTCACCGGAGACAGACAGTGGCTTTGTGGGCTCGGAGAGCAGCCGGGTGTCCCTGTTGGCACACACCCCTGAGCATCAGCCACGGGGCACTGG GACGCATGGTGTGCTGGAACCCCCTGTCCCTGCTCCACTCCATCCACAGAAGAAGGAAGCTCCGTTGCTGCCCCCCAGGAAGGCACTGAAGGGTCCCTACTCAGCCCCAGGGCACGCTCCCCCCCCAGGCCACAGCACGGCCCCCAGCACCCCCTCACCGAGCAGCTCCCCATTGCGCTGGGCTGGCAGCCAGGGCAGTGAGCTGGGACCAGAGGGTGACGGTG CTCACTCTGATTCAGAAGGAGGAGACAGGAGCTGCGCCAGTGGGCACCCCCCCGGTGGGACACCCACCTCGCCATCCCCAGCTCCAACTCACCGCGACCTGCTGGGATTCCGTATGGAGCGCGA CCGGGCCATCCGTGCGCTACAGGACGAGGTCTGGAGGCTGCGCCTGCGGTTGGAGGAGAGCTTGCACCGGTCCCACAGCTACCCCGAGGGCAGAGCACCCCACATCCTCAagggcaggaggcagccagTGGCCAACAGAGCTTCATTGCTCCAGGATGCAGCACCTGTGGG ggagcagagccccACTGCACGGGACAGGGTGACCCCAGGCGGCCCTAAAGGCAGATGGGCATCGCTGCCACGGGATGGGACAGCACCGGACCTCA CCCCCCAGTTGGACCACTCGCTGCGTGCACACGGTGACAGCCGGCCCCGAGCTGCCCCATCTGCACACAAACGCCCTCGCAGCCCCTTGGGCTCAATGTCACTGCGGGCACAGCAGGCGGCTGAGCGCCGGGAGCCCGACCCTGTGGGTACAGCACATGGCCATGCCCACACTGTGTCTATGGGGACACAGCACAACCCGGCACCACCCCATGGGGAGCCGAGTGCTGCGCCGTGCCCCCATTGCCACCCCAACAGGACAGCAGCAG GTGCCCAATCAGTCGATGCCACgcagcctcagcacagcagcatccccaggaCCCCCGAGCGCTGCCCCACGTGCCGGGCACCCCATGGTGACACCAACAGAGCCACAAACG CACAGCGCAGCACCAATGGCACAGCCCCCCCGGAGCCCCACAGCCGTCCCCAGGCCGTGCAGCCggagcagcctgcagggtgTTGGTACCTGGCGGGGGCACCTCCTGTCGCCTACCTCACCCCCATCCCCGTGGTGCCTTATGCGCCCTCAGTGCT GTACTGCCCCCCATCCGCACCTACCTCAGCCCCACACCGTGCCCGGTCCCCACCACTCTCAGACCTGGAAGAGGACCTGGATCGATCCCTGAGCgcagcaatggcagcagcacGTCGTGCCCGCGTCACCTCGAGGCGGTTGGGCCGGGCactggcagctgagctgggcaggGCACGGGCAGTGAGGGGCTCCTGCCTTTTCTGA
- the AKNA gene encoding microtubule organization protein AKNA isoform X1 — MGSSSPWLRWTQSELGSQEPKCWEEEEEEEEEEEEDFERHMDENGVIGLGAATAELSDPQDSGSEWGQEVAGSPVWGDGEDLDMGSPAEPRWYEHQDLTEEEEEEEEEEQGSSEEDERPEGPWGTESDGDPHAETPLKAPGTTTDGGGTSGLSDSSPIPNTPPRQRWGWGRARDPNQSPQTPQQPKPSRLSPSPRHRTDTKKPKDPTDICPYGRGRLNHPLPDLSKVEARVKVGQSYRPPPSRALPAHTRPLGGPLVPKSPAEIVREVLLSSGEGAPPRPSAPPGVPQELRSPRQATALVQQLQEDYHKLLTKYAEAENTIDQLRLGAKVNLYADPPCASCSAHTGTMSGGCKVMAFSIPRASAAAISTAPNPQLPMGGAPAPQPAEMGASLQPHSPRSPPGGCPTCVGPCCCAGPRLTQTLAEQTRKFQAQVDSFEAWIQAGSSVPQEQLQRFRRLQDTQDALERAYLEAREEQSIGDTGNFDPERTVEGDIFCLGMRLEELKERLERAAPGSPAVTETPPGTGDAEGNSDTVGLPRPLRHKQLKAEEDFGDLLQQYQRLKSLPASLSLEQLSLTGSTALEDAGGTMAGDSGPVGVLSGAQSLEEGTDLETSPSPPLQRKAVPLPHSELPHPQGTHGRLSPVTTPLPPTTSRLPLAFPEPLPSRTAPSHSSNGTGSTAPQHRTLKPCHQEQRMVSPETDSGFVGSESSRVSLLAHTPEHQPRGTGTHGVLEPPVPAPLHPQKKEAPLLPPRKALKGPYSAPGHAPPPGHSTAPSTPSPSSSPLRWAGSQGSELGPEGDGAHSDSEGGDRSCASGHPPGGTPTSPSPAPTHRDLLGFRMERDRAIRALQDEVWRLRLRLEESLHRSHSYPEGRAPHILKGRRQPVANRASLLQDAAPVGEQSPTARDRVTPGGPKGRWASLPRDGTAPDLSEWGQRGPLQTERGCGGDQLWGTGVLFPSAPQLDHSLRAHGDSRPRAAPSAHKRPRSPLGSMSLRAQQAAERREPDPVGTAHGHAHTVSMGTQHNPAPPHGEPSAAPCPHCHPNRTAAGAQSVDATQPQHSSIPRTPERCPTCRAPHGDTNRATNAQRSTNGTAPPEPHSRPQAVQPEQPAGCWYLAGAPPVAYLTPIPVVPYAPSVLYCPPSAPTSAPHRARSPPLSDLEEDLDRSLSAAMAAARRARVTSRRLGRALAAELGRARAVRGSCLF; from the exons ATGGGCAGCTCCTCACCTTGGCTGCGTTGGACGCAATCGGAGCTGGGCAGCCAGGAGCCCAAgtgctgggaggaagaggaggaggaggaggaggaggaggaggaagactTTGAGAGGCACATGGATGAGAATGGAGTCAttgggctgggggctgccacTGCGGAGCTCAGCGACCCACAGGACTCAGGCTCTGAGTGGGGACAGGAGGTGGCTGGGAGCCCAGTATGGG gggaCGGTGAGGACCTGGATATGGGGTCCCCAGCAGAGCCACGCTGGTATGAACATCAGGACCtgacagaggaggaggaggaggaggaggaggaagagcagggCAGCTCTGAGGAGGACGAGAGGCCAGAGGGGCCCTGGGGAACAGAGAGCGATGGGGACCCCCATGCTGAAACCCCCCTGAAAGCCCCGGGTACCACCACGGATGGCGGTGGCACCTCAGGGCTTTCAGACTCCAGTCCCATCCCCAACACCCCCCCACGCCAGCGCTGGGGTTGGGGCAGAGCCAGGGACCCCAACCAGAGCCCCCAAACTCCACAGCAGCCCAAGCCCAGCCGGCTGTCCCCAAGCCCCCGGCATCGCACCGACACCAAAAAGCCAAAGGACCCCACAGACATTTGCCCATATGGCCGAGGGCGGCTCAACCACCCCCTGCCCGACCTCTCCAAGGTGGAAGCACGGGTGAAGGTGGGGCAGAGCTATCGCCCACCACCCAGCAGGGCCCTGCCTGCCCACACCAGACCCCTCGGAGGTCCCCTTGTCCCTAAATCCCCAGCTGAAATCGTCCGggaggtgctgctgagcagtggggAGGGGGCCCCTCCACGGCCCTCTGCCCCCCCTGGAGTGCCGCAGGAGCTCCGTTCCCCCAGGCAGGCCACTGCACTGGTGCAGCAACTACAG GAAGATTACCACAAGCTGCTGACCAAGTACGCTGAGGCTGAAAACACCATTGACCAGCTGAGGCTGGGGGCCAAG GTGAACCTTTATGCTGACCCGCCGTGTGCCAGCTGCAGTGCCCACACTGGCACCATGAGTGGTGGCTGCAAAGTGATGGCCTTCAGCATCCCACGGGCCAGCGCCgcagccatcagcacagccccaaacccacagcTCCCCATGGGTGGAG CTCCAGCACCACAACCAGCAGAGATGGGGGCATCACTGCAGCCCCATTCGCCTCGCTCCCCCCCAGGGGGCTGCCCCACATGTGTGGGGccgtgctgctgtgcagggccACGGCTCACACAGACACTGGCAGAGCAGACCCGCAAGTTTCAAGCACAG GTGGATTCCTTTGAAGCCTGGATCCAGGCAGGGAGTTCTGTGCcacaggagcagctccag CGGTTCCGGAGGCTGCAGGATACTCAGGATGCACTGGAGCGGGCGTACCTGGAGGCACGGGAGGAGCAGAGCATTGGGGATACAGGGAACTTCGACCCGGAGCG CACAGTGGAAGGGGACATCTTCTGCCTGGGGATGCgcctggaggagctgaaggagcGTCTGGAGCGGGCAGCACCAGGGAGCCCTGCAGTGACAGAGACCCCCCCTGGCACAGGGGATGCAGAGGGGAACAGTGACACAGTGGGGCTGCCCCGACCTCTACGGCACAAGCAGCTCAAAGCAGAGGAGGATTTTGGGgatctgctgcagca GTACCAGCGCCTCAAGTCATTGCCAGCATCACTGAGCTTGGAGCAGCTGAGCCTGACGGGGAGCACAGCACTGGAGGATGCAGGTGGCACCATGGCAGGGGACAGTGGCCCCGTGGGGGTCCTCAGTGGGGCACAGTCACTGGAGGAGGGCACCGACCTGGAGACCTCCCCCTC GCCCCCCctgcagaggaaagcagtgcCACTGCCCCACTCTGAACTCCCACACCCACAGGGGACCCACGGCCGCCTGTCCCCTGTCACCACCCCGCTGCCCCCAACCACATCCAGGCTCCCGCTGGCATTCCCTGAGCCTTTGCCATCGCgcacagctccatcccacagcagcaatgGGACAGGGAGCACAGCCCCTCAGCACCGTACCCTCAAGCCCTGCCACCAG GAGCAGCGCATGGTGTCACCGGAGACAGACAGTGGCTTTGTGGGCTCGGAGAGCAGCCGGGTGTCCCTGTTGGCACACACCCCTGAGCATCAGCCACGGGGCACTGG GACGCATGGTGTGCTGGAACCCCCTGTCCCTGCTCCACTCCATCCACAGAAGAAGGAAGCTCCGTTGCTGCCCCCCAGGAAGGCACTGAAGGGTCCCTACTCAGCCCCAGGGCACGCTCCCCCCCCAGGCCACAGCACGGCCCCCAGCACCCCCTCACCGAGCAGCTCCCCATTGCGCTGGGCTGGCAGCCAGGGCAGTGAGCTGGGACCAGAGGGTGACGGTG CTCACTCTGATTCAGAAGGAGGAGACAGGAGCTGCGCCAGTGGGCACCCCCCCGGTGGGACACCCACCTCGCCATCCCCAGCTCCAACTCACCGCGACCTGCTGGGATTCCGTATGGAGCGCGA CCGGGCCATCCGTGCGCTACAGGACGAGGTCTGGAGGCTGCGCCTGCGGTTGGAGGAGAGCTTGCACCGGTCCCACAGCTACCCCGAGGGCAGAGCACCCCACATCCTCAagggcaggaggcagccagTGGCCAACAGAGCTTCATTGCTCCAGGATGCAGCACCTGTGGG ggagcagagccccACTGCACGGGACAGGGTGACCCCAGGCGGCCCTAAAGGCAGATGGGCATCGCTGCCACGGGATGGGACAGCACCGGACCTCAGTGAGTGGGGACAGCGGGGACCTCTCCAAACGGAGAGGGGATGCGGTGGGGATcagctgtggggcacaggggTCCTGTTCCCTTCAGCCCCCCAGTTGGACCACTCGCTGCGTGCACACGGTGACAGCCGGCCCCGAGCTGCCCCATCTGCACACAAACGCCCTCGCAGCCCCTTGGGCTCAATGTCACTGCGGGCACAGCAGGCGGCTGAGCGCCGGGAGCCCGACCCTGTGGGTACAGCACATGGCCATGCCCACACTGTGTCTATGGGGACACAGCACAACCCGGCACCACCCCATGGGGAGCCGAGTGCTGCGCCGTGCCCCCATTGCCACCCCAACAGGACAGCAGCAG GTGCCCAATCAGTCGATGCCACgcagcctcagcacagcagcatccccaggaCCCCCGAGCGCTGCCCCACGTGCCGGGCACCCCATGGTGACACCAACAGAGCCACAAACG CACAGCGCAGCACCAATGGCACAGCCCCCCCGGAGCCCCACAGCCGTCCCCAGGCCGTGCAGCCggagcagcctgcagggtgTTGGTACCTGGCGGGGGCACCTCCTGTCGCCTACCTCACCCCCATCCCCGTGGTGCCTTATGCGCCCTCAGTGCT GTACTGCCCCCCATCCGCACCTACCTCAGCCCCACACCGTGCCCGGTCCCCACCACTCTCAGACCTGGAAGAGGACCTGGATCGATCCCTGAGCgcagcaatggcagcagcacGTCGTGCCCGCGTCACCTCGAGGCGGTTGGGCCGGGCactggcagctgagctgggcaggGCACGGGCAGTGAGGGGCTCCTGCCTTTTCTGA